One segment of Thermococcus profundus DNA contains the following:
- the hypA gene encoding hydrogenase nickel incorporation protein HypA, with translation MHEWALADAIVRTVLDYAQREGASRVKAVRVVLGELQDVAEDIVKFAMEQLFAGTIAEGAEIEFVEEEAVFRCRNCNYEWKLKEVKEEFDERIKEDIHFIPEVVHAFLACPKCGSHDFEVVKGRGVYVAGIKIEKEGEA, from the coding sequence ATGCACGAGTGGGCGCTTGCCGATGCTATAGTGAGGACAGTCCTCGATTATGCCCAAAGAGAGGGAGCAAGCAGGGTGAAGGCGGTTAGGGTTGTTCTCGGTGAACTTCAGGACGTTGCCGAAGACATCGTGAAGTTCGCGATGGAGCAGCTCTTCGCAGGGACGATCGCGGAAGGAGCTGAAATAGAGTTCGTTGAGGAAGAGGCAGTATTCAGATGCAGGAACTGTAACTACGAGTGGAAGCTCAAGGAGGTAAAGGAGGAGTTCGACGAGAGGATCAAGGAGGACATACACTTCATTCCTGAGGTGGTTCATGCATTCCTCGCCTGTCCCAAGTGCGGAAGCCACGACTTCGAGGTCGTTAAGGGAAGGGGCGTTTACGTGGCAGGCATAAAGATCGAGAAGGAGGGGGAGGCATGA
- a CDS encoding Mrp/NBP35 family ATP-binding protein, producing MNAIDPREIAINARLERVKRIIPVVSGKGGVGKSLVSTTLALVLAEKGYKVGLLDLDFHGASDHVILGFEPKEFPEEDRGVVPPTVHGVKFMTIAYYTEDRPTPLRGKEISDALIELLTITRWDELDYLVIDMPPGLGDQLLDVLRFLKRGEFLVVATPSKLSLNVVRKLIELLKEEGHKVIGVVENMKLDDEKDVERLAGEFDVPYMVGIPFYLDLDSKIGNVEELMKTEFAGKIRELAGKL from the coding sequence ATGAACGCGATAGACCCGAGGGAGATAGCGATAAACGCGAGGCTCGAGAGAGTTAAGCGCATCATCCCGGTGGTCAGCGGAAAGGGAGGTGTCGGAAAGTCCCTCGTCTCAACGACCCTCGCCCTAGTTCTCGCGGAGAAGGGCTACAAGGTCGGCCTCCTCGACCTCGACTTTCACGGGGCAAGCGATCACGTGATTTTGGGTTTTGAGCCCAAGGAGTTCCCGGAAGAGGACAGAGGGGTTGTTCCTCCGACGGTTCATGGAGTAAAGTTCATGACGATAGCCTATTACACTGAGGACAGACCGACCCCCCTTCGCGGGAAGGAGATAAGCGACGCCCTCATTGAGTTGCTCACGATAACTCGCTGGGACGAGCTGGATTACCTCGTCATCGACATGCCGCCTGGCCTCGGCGACCAGCTCCTCGACGTTCTGCGCTTCCTCAAGCGTGGAGAGTTCCTCGTCGTCGCTACACCTTCAAAGCTCTCCCTCAACGTCGTAAGGAAGCTCATCGAACTCCTAAAGGAGGAGGGGCACAAGGTCATCGGCGTCGTCGAGAACATGAAGCTGGACGATGAGAAGGACGTTGAAAGGCTCGCTGGGGAGTTCGATGTTCCCTACATGGTGGGCATACCGTTCTATCTCGACCTCGACTCGAAGATTGGAAACGTTGAAGAGTTGATGAAGACGGAGTTCGCGGGGAAGATAAGGGAGCTGGCGGGGAAGCTTTGA
- a CDS encoding hydrogenase 3 maturation endopeptidase HyCI, with protein MNALEEVFSGKKRIVICGIGNEVRGDDAFGVLVAERLKELVKNPDVLVLNCGEMPESHVGKITDFRPDLVVFVDAIHFEGEVGEIIIADPLKTLGEVISTHKLPLRLVASYLKEQTGSDAVLIGCQPGSTGLFEEPSELIRERAEKLARLLAEILR; from the coding sequence ATGAACGCCCTTGAGGAAGTTTTCTCCGGAAAGAAGAGGATCGTGATATGCGGAATCGGCAACGAGGTAAGGGGCGACGACGCCTTCGGCGTCCTCGTTGCGGAGAGGCTGAAAGAGCTGGTGAAAAATCCCGACGTTCTTGTCCTCAACTGCGGCGAGATGCCTGAGAGCCATGTAGGAAAGATCACAGACTTCAGACCGGATTTAGTGGTGTTCGTTGACGCAATACACTTTGAAGGAGAAGTGGGGGAAATCATAATCGCAGACCCGCTGAAAACATTGGGGGAGGTCATATCAACCCACAAGCTTCCTCTGAGGCTTGTGGCGAGCTATCTGAAAGAACAAACTGGAAGTGATGCAGTCCTTATCGGCTGTCAACCGGGTTCGACGGGCCTCTTTGAGGAGCCGAGTGAGCTGATAAGGGAGCGGGCTGAGAAGCTAGCCAGGCTTCTCGCCGAGATTTTGAGGTGA
- a CDS encoding cation diffusion facilitator family transporter, whose amino-acid sequence MAHHHHHGELKGRMLFSFALNIVITLAEVIGGIISGSLALLSDSLHNFSDSMSILASYLAIKIGERERNEKYTFGYKRAEILVAFVNSAVLVGVALFLLIEAYRRFKNPEPIDGPLMLGVALIGLFANLISVLLLHSHAHESMNVRSAYLHLLSDTLSSVAVVVGGIAIIRWKVLWVDPLVTILISLYIFKEGYEILKESIEVLMEAAPDIDLNEIKKEIEAIPGIRNAHHFHVWRIGEKEIHFECHVEVDDMPIREAQRFIDEVEEKLKRFGITHVTVQLEAGRCEDKNTICGEKND is encoded by the coding sequence ATGGCCCACCATCATCACCACGGCGAGCTTAAGGGCAGGATGCTGTTTTCCTTTGCCCTCAACATTGTAATAACCCTAGCCGAGGTCATCGGCGGCATAATCTCTGGAAGTCTCGCCCTCCTCAGCGATTCCCTCCACAACTTCAGCGACTCTATGAGCATCCTCGCGAGCTATCTGGCCATAAAGATCGGCGAAAGGGAGAGGAACGAGAAGTATACCTTTGGCTACAAGAGGGCCGAGATTCTGGTAGCGTTCGTTAATTCCGCTGTTCTGGTCGGTGTTGCGCTCTTCCTTCTCATTGAAGCATACAGACGCTTCAAGAACCCGGAGCCGATAGACGGCCCGCTTATGCTCGGCGTTGCTTTGATAGGCCTCTTCGCCAACTTGATCTCAGTTCTCCTCCTTCACAGTCACGCACACGAGAGCATGAACGTCCGCTCCGCCTATCTGCACCTCCTTAGCGACACCCTCTCATCGGTTGCGGTTGTTGTCGGCGGAATCGCGATAATACGGTGGAAGGTCCTCTGGGTAGACCCCCTCGTTACGATTCTGATCTCGCTCTACATCTTCAAAGAGGGCTACGAGATATTAAAGGAGAGCATTGAAGTGCTTATGGAGGCGGCACCGGATATTGATCTAAACGAGATCAAAAAAGAGATCGAGGCCATCCCCGGCATCAGGAACGCCCACCACTTCCACGTCTGGCGGATAGGGGAAAAGGAAATCCACTTCGAGTGCCACGTCGAAGTCGACGACATGCCTATAAGGGAGGCGCAGAGGTTCATAGACGAGGTTGAGGAAAAGCTTAAACGCTTTGGAATAACCCACGTAACCGTTCAGCTTGAGGCTGGAAGGTGCGAAGATAAAAACACGATCTGCGGTGAGAAGAATGACTAG
- a CDS encoding HypC/HybG/HupF family hydrogenase formation chaperone, which produces MCLAVPGKIIEVNGPVAVVDFGGIKREVRLDLLPNVKPGDWVIVHTGFAIEKLDEKRAMEILEAWAEVENALGGF; this is translated from the coding sequence ATGTGTCTCGCAGTGCCTGGAAAGATCATCGAGGTCAACGGCCCGGTCGCGGTGGTTGATTTCGGGGGAATAAAGAGGGAGGTGAGGCTCGACCTCCTGCCCAATGTTAAGCCCGGAGACTGGGTGATAGTCCATACCGGCTTTGCAATAGAAAAGCTGGACGAGAAGAGAGCGATGGAAATCCTGGAAGCCTGGGCAGAGGTTGAGAACGCGCTGGGGGGATTCTGA
- the mobA gene encoding molybdenum cofactor guanylyltransferase MobA — translation MMGAVLAGGRAKRFGGDKLLFRINGKSLLLYTLERLEQARRIDEIILVASKENAEKMEGFGYDVVVDELMVGPMGGIYTALSLGDAFLVAGDMPLLVPEFVDFIIERFEEAKKSACVPRWSNGYLEPLHAAYSGSFRDFLEKRIKSGNYAINQAIRESDACYIEIEKLPEDWRESFFNVNTRGDLRRLTRAST, via the coding sequence ATGATGGGTGCTGTTTTGGCCGGAGGCAGGGCAAAGCGTTTCGGCGGGGACAAGCTTTTATTCAGGATCAACGGGAAGTCCCTCCTTCTTTACACCCTTGAGAGACTGGAGCAGGCTAGGAGAATAGACGAGATAATCCTAGTTGCCTCAAAGGAAAACGCGGAGAAGATGGAGGGCTTTGGGTACGATGTTGTGGTCGATGAGCTGATGGTTGGGCCGATGGGCGGTATTTACACGGCTTTGAGCCTCGGGGATGCCTTTCTCGTTGCCGGCGACATGCCGCTCCTCGTTCCTGAGTTCGTAGACTTCATCATTGAGCGCTTTGAAGAGGCCAAAAAGTCCGCCTGCGTACCGAGGTGGAGCAACGGTTACCTTGAACCCCTCCACGCCGCTTACTCGGGTTCTTTTAGGGACTTTCTGGAGAAACGGATAAAGTCAGGAAACTACGCTATAAACCAGGCGATAAGGGAGAGCGACGCCTGCTACATCGAGATCGAAAAACTGCCGGAGGACTGGCGGGAGAGCTTTTTCAACGTGAACACGAGGGGGGATTTGAGGAGACTCACCCGTGCCTCCACCTGA
- the hypD gene encoding hydrogenase formation protein HypD, with the protein MENPFSSYRSREVASKLVERIKEEAKTLDGEIRIMHVCGTHEDTITRHGIRSLLPENVKVVSGPGCPVCITPVEDIVAMQLIMRKAREEGEDIILTTFGDMYKIPTPVGSFADLKSEGFDVRIVYGIYDTYRIAKENPDKTVVHFSPGFETTTAPAAGMLNSVAQEGLENFKIYSVHRLTPQGIEVLIKQKSRIDALIDAGHVSTIIGVKGWEFLSEKYGIPQVVAGFEPNDVLMAILMLIRMYKEGDARVVNEYERAVKYEGNVVAQQLIDKYFKVVDAKWRALGIFPGTGLEVRDEWRDFEIRNFYKVEIPKNLPDLEKGCLCGAVLRGLAMPTDCPHFGKTCTPRHPVGPCMVSYEGTCQIFYKYGVLF; encoded by the coding sequence ATGGAGAACCCCTTCAGTAGCTACCGCTCCCGCGAAGTCGCCTCCAAGCTCGTGGAGAGGATCAAAGAGGAAGCAAAAACCCTCGACGGCGAAATCAGAATAATGCACGTCTGCGGAACCCATGAGGACACGATAACGAGGCACGGGATTAGATCTCTCCTCCCGGAGAACGTCAAAGTAGTCAGCGGGCCGGGCTGCCCCGTCTGCATAACCCCCGTTGAGGACATCGTGGCGATGCAGCTCATAATGAGGAAGGCGAGGGAAGAGGGTGAAGACATCATCCTGACGACCTTCGGGGATATGTACAAGATTCCAACGCCAGTGGGGAGCTTCGCCGACCTAAAGAGCGAGGGCTTCGACGTCAGGATCGTGTACGGCATCTATGACACCTACAGGATAGCGAAGGAGAACCCGGACAAGACGGTCGTTCACTTCTCACCGGGCTTTGAGACGACCACCGCTCCGGCGGCCGGAATGCTGAACTCAGTAGCCCAGGAGGGGCTTGAGAACTTCAAAATCTACTCAGTTCACCGCTTAACCCCTCAGGGAATCGAGGTTTTGATAAAGCAGAAGAGCAGGATAGATGCACTCATAGATGCCGGCCACGTCTCTACTATAATCGGTGTGAAGGGCTGGGAGTTCCTGAGCGAGAAGTATGGAATTCCCCAGGTCGTTGCGGGCTTCGAGCCTAACGACGTCCTTATGGCGATACTCATGCTCATAAGGATGTACAAAGAGGGCGACGCGAGGGTCGTGAACGAGTACGAGAGGGCAGTTAAGTATGAGGGCAACGTTGTGGCACAACAGCTGATCGACAAGTACTTCAAGGTCGTCGATGCCAAATGGAGGGCCTTAGGGATCTTCCCCGGAACGGGCCTTGAGGTCAGGGACGAGTGGAGGGACTTTGAGATAAGGAACTTCTACAAGGTCGAGATTCCGAAGAACCTGCCGGATCTTGAGAAGGGATGCCTCTGCGGCGCCGTGCTGAGAGGCTTGGCGATGCCAACGGACTGCCCGCACTTCGGAAAGACCTGCACGCCGAGACACCCCGTCGGGCCCTGCATGGTGTCCTATGAGGGAACCTGCCAGATATTCTACAAATACGGAGTGCTGTTTTAA